CTGACTTTATTTTGGTTAGTAAAATTCATTATAAAACATATTTATATTGCAAGTTAGTAACTTTTTTTCATCTTTATCTTATCTAATCTACTATTTACCAGGCAACAATGTTTTTTTTTCTTACCATGCAACAATGTTAATTAACAAGACGTGAGAAACAAAAGGACAGAGGATACGAACATGAATCTTGGCCGCTGAATAAAACGAAGCGTTGAGATCAACAGAAGAATGGAGTCCGTCGCCGGTGGAGTAGACAGAAGCAGCACCGATCGCATCCATCACCGCCGTAATAGCCCCGGCGCGCCAAGTTCCATCATCTCCCTGAGAATCACATGATCATCATCTCTTCATTCATATACGAAAATTCACCAATGGTAGAAACAAAAAGGATTAAATATTCTTTTTATACCGCGACGCGATCCGTGACGAGTAGTTTACATCGTATGATTCCTTTTCCGACATGGATGAGTTCTAAGCCTTGTAGGATTAAAACCTCTATCTCGCTTAGACCGTTTCCTTGCGCCAACGCTTCTAGATACGTTGTGGTGTTTAGGATCGTTGAGTCTTCCATGTTTCGATATTCTATGCGAATTGAGGATAAAACTCCGTTGAATATAAGAGCAGATAAGTTATTATTAATTACCATTTATACCCTTTGCGTTATTGCGTTTGTGATTGCCTGATTGGCCAACGTCGCCTATTTTAAACTTAACGGTCGCATGTCGGAATCAGAAGACACTGGTCAACGCTACCTTGTTCTTCATGATTATGAAGAAAGTACAGAGTCATATAAATAAATAAATTAAGATTTATTTCCAAATAGCTTGGTCTTGATTCCTGACCTTGTTTAAGTCAACAACATAATATATATAGATATATTTATTAATTTAATGCAAATGTGTATTATAATCAAAGAACAAAGAAGCAGATAAAGAGATCCATGGTAGTCTGAGAATCTACTCTTGATGATCCAGAGATTTCTTTAGCTCTTTCTTGTTCACCTGCAAACTCAAAAGTATGAGAATGATTCTTATTTACACCAAACAACACCATCTCATTCAGTGAAAAAAGGCTTTTTAGTTACCTTTCCCATGGCGTTGCGTGGCAAGCTCTCCCATATCAGCAAACGTGTTGGTAGCTAGAAAAAGAAAATAAAAAAGTATCGGTAAGATGGTGAATATTTTATCTAGCTTGGTCAGTTTTTGTAAAGACACTACCTTGTAAGGAGCAAGCTTGTCTTTGGCCCAACCGCAGAGTTCTTCTAAGGTCATCACAGGTTTTGACTCTTCTTCTCTTTTCCTCTTTGCTCCACTCTCTGCTACAATTATCGCTGTAACCGCTTCCCCATAATCTTTGTCTGGCAACCCCACCACGCAACATTCTGCAACCGTGGGGTGCTGGCATAACACACATCCAAAAAAAGCTTCTGATACCTTCAATGACCATAAAAAACTCAAATGGATGTTGATGTTTACCTCGAGTAGGGTTGACTCGATTTCTAAAGCAGATAACTTGTAACCTCCAACCTTCATAATATCAGCGCTAGTACCTGATCCGACAGCACCAGATAAGAGAACATGTCTCAAAGAGAAAGAAACACAAAGCAACTCATAAATTGTATGTTTGAATGTTTCTGCTTACGTCCGAGAATCACGTAATGTCCATCCTCATCAACTCTCCCAGCATCCCCGGTCTTGAAGTATCCATCTTCCGTGAACGATTCTTTAGTCACTTGTGGAAGATTCCAGTACTCCTTGAACAAAGATGGGCTCTTTATACAGATCTCACCCACTCCATCCGTATCGTTTTCATCTCGTTCAATCTTAGCCTATAACGTATCTGAACATTAGTACCTTAGCTGTGTGACATTGGTTAAAAGATCTTACTGACCTCAACACCGGGAAGTGGTTTCCCGACGGTACCTTCCTTCCTTGCACCTCGTAAGGGGTTTGATATTGCCATTACAAACTATAAAATATCAATCAAAATCCAAATTAATCAGATTGATGAACTACTAAGAATTATAGATTTAAAGGAACTTAGGAGAGACAGGAAAAGCTAATTACCTCAGTCATGCCATATCGTTCCAAAAGACGATGACCAGTGATACTTTCCCACTGATGCATGACCGGCCTAGGAAGAGCAGAGGAGCCAGACATCTGAAAAATATGTATTTC
This sequence is a window from Brassica oleracea var. oleracea cultivar TO1000 chromosome C1, BOL, whole genome shotgun sequence. Protein-coding genes within it:
- the LOC106316380 gene encoding uncharacterized protein LOC106316380 isoform X4, encoding MVINNNLSALIFNGVLSSIRIEYRNMEDSTILNTTTYLEALAQGNGLSEIEVLILQGLELIHVGKGIIRCKLLVTDRVAGDDGTWRAGAITAVMDAIGAASVYSTGDGLHSSVDLNASFYSAAKIHEKVEVEARVKGTNGRLKSSVIEIRRERDGELIATGRLWMAPLVLKAKHTGSSNLRYVAFEKWPITINLVVVHTSRR
- the LOC106316380 gene encoding uncharacterized protein LOC106316380 isoform X7; this encodes MVINNNLSALIFNGVLSSIRIEYRNMEDSTILNTTTYLEALAQGNGLSEIEVLILQGLELIHVGKGIIRCKLLVTDRVAGDDGTWRAGAITAVMDAIGAASVYSTGDGLHSSVDLNASFYSAAKIHEKVEVEARVKGTNGRLKSSVIEIRRERDGELIATGRLWMAPLVLKAKHTGSSNLKRL
- the LOC106316380 gene encoding uncharacterized protein LOC106316380 isoform X1, whose protein sequence is MVINNNLSALIFNGVLSSIRIEYRNMEDSTILNTTTYLEALAQGNGLSEIEVLILQGLELIHVGKGIIRCKLLVTDRVAGDDGTWRAGAITAVMDAIGAASVYSTGDGLHSSVDLNASFYSAAKIHEKVEVEARVKGTNGRLKSSVIEIRRERDGELIATGRLWMAPLVLKAKHTGSSNLIYYWPFGNFMDKRDSKIKEKLVSVKHSTEVKAFDEQTAVVKQRGRRWRLSYKWRALRS
- the LOC106316380 gene encoding uncharacterized protein LOC106316380 isoform X6, translated to MVINNNLSALIFNGVLSSIRIEYRNMEDSTILNTTTYLEALAQGNGLSEIEVLILQGLELIHVGKGIIRCKLLVTDRVAGDDGTWRAGAITAVMDAIGAASVYSTGDGLHSSVDLNASFYSAAKIHEKVEVEARVKGTNGRLKSSVIEIRRERDGELIATGRLWMAPLVLKAKHTGSSNLSGEV
- the LOC106316380 gene encoding uncharacterized protein LOC106316380 isoform X2; the encoded protein is MVINNNLSALIFNGVLSSIRIEYRNMEDSTILNTTTYLEALAQGNGLSEIEVLILQGLELIHVGKGIIRCKLLVTDRVAGDDGTWRAGAITAVMDAIGAASVYSTGDGLHSSVDLNASFYSAAKIHEKVEVEARVKGTNGRLKSSVIEIRRERDGELIATGRLWMAPLVLKAKHTGSSNLMDDSLSEFTHNLPEKSEGHHNHKVSNQNFIKINKLMIMILIFFMDI
- the LOC106316380 gene encoding uncharacterized protein LOC106316380 isoform X3: MVINNNLSALIFNGVLSSIRIEYRNMEDSTILNTTTYLEALAQGNGLSEIEVLILQGLELIHVGKGIIRCKLLVTDRVAGDDGTWRAGAITAVMDAIGAASVYSTGDGLHSSVDLNASFYSAAKIHEKVEVEARVKGTNGRLKSSVIEIRRERDGELIATGRLWMAPLVLKAKHTGSSNLMDDSLSEFTHNLPEKSEGHHNHKQFQGGTCNM
- the LOC106316380 gene encoding uncharacterized protein LOC106316380 isoform X5, with protein sequence MVINNNLSALIFNGVLSSIRIEYRNMEDSTILNTTTYLEALAQGNGLSEIEVLILQGLELIHVGKGIIRCKLLVTDRVAGDDGTWRAGAITAVMDAIGAASVYSTGDGLHSSVDLNASFYSAAKIHEKVEVEARVKGTNGRLKSSVIEIRRERDGELIATGRLWMAPLVLKAKHTGSSNLKKYFQEQESKFKEHIAL